The Musa acuminata AAA Group cultivar baxijiao chromosome BXJ3-6, Cavendish_Baxijiao_AAA, whole genome shotgun sequence region ctcccgatgaccgcctatgctagatctggggcatccaaacttataagtatagcatcaaagagtggagcactcatacaggacatccttggtgtctcaagtctaaggaccagatacaccactaggacgatggaatcgttgtctaacaataaagcatcattaaccatttagcattccgcaagcggatcaatcagtgaactcactccctaatgagcacctgtattgtatccctagtgtccacacatgagcagctattagaccagctgtatccattatatggacgtgtatacaatacaccagtctgtccggttatctcgatgtccctctcgagtaacttatgaccgggattatttaagatctgtgtttaaaggcaaactggtctcattatcgtgatctcttcatgatctgattctcattgcatagatccaagaacatcaatatatatatatatatatatatatatatatatatatatatatatatatatatatatatatatatatatatatataatataaagtgataaatgccaaaatataataagcataaagactacgtatcaagtcacacgtgtcatcactcacatgattggcttgcagggcacctatgactagtagtcttggtggtggtatcgcctagactgggtggtggtatggcctagactgggtggtagtaccgctcagactaagcgatggtaccgtcggaagttaatgctaccaagtggtggtaccgccaaatctcaatctccgagctctgtcaagcgatggtaccacgcaatgtagtgtcaggtggtagtaccatgcaataatggcggtggtaccgctagtacctcgaattCTGGGGACGTGACACGTTTTGGCTcccattctgaagccattggggcctataaataccccacccttttctgcatgaaagggtaacaaagtgcaatcaaagtgttgaaaaattataaatgttggggtgttaaaagtgttgtaaaagtgagaagactcATACTACTCCCTCTCGTTAGAtttataatcattcaagagaggtgtgaggcttgtaagggttatctcttaaactcgtgaaaaggagaaagcactataaagaggtgattggtcttcgtctattgaaggaagaccattagtggacaccggtgacttcgacggaggaggaatcggaactggatgtaggttacaacgaccgaaccactataaattctggtttgcatttctattattgtcacttACTTACTCTGCAATTGCTTTACCttctccttacttggctttcattATCTTTACgaacaaacacgctttcaagctatcttcctAGATCGGTTTTTATTTTAACGTACGAAGTTTTTTTTtaactgacgtttttatccgctgcactaattcaaacccccccccctcttagtactgactcgatcctaataccAATAACCGGCTGTACTAGATTttgaactttcaaacctataagtctagtatcaaagagtggagtactcatacaggacatccttggtgtctcaagtctaaggaccagatacactattgggactacggaatcgttatttaacaataaggcatcatcaaccatctagtattccgtaagcggatcaatcagtgaactcattctctaatgagcacttacactgtatccttagtgtccccacatgagcagctatgagaccagctacctccatcatatggacgactaTACAACATACCAGTCTATCTTATtaactcgatgtccctctcgagtaatttatgaccagaattatttagggcttgtgtttaaaggcgaatcgatcttattatcatgatttcatcatgatctgattcccattatacaaatccacggacatcacaatatatatatgtaataagcaatataaaatgataaaaataccaaaatataacaagaaaaaaaaatgcttatcacacatgccatcactcacatgattgacctgcaatgcacctataactagcatccTATGCCTCACCCACTACGCCTACGACATAGTGGTCCAGCTCTCTTTCACTTCAGCCTCCGCCTCTCCTACCTTTGTCTCTCTGTCTTCATTCATCGCTACGGTCTccatcattttctttttctcgATAAGATGTATCTTGACTCTTTTTTAAACTTGAATTatacgtgtcattatattaatgatttattatgagtcaacatgtcacGTAAATAAACTCTAACGTTTATAACTCAAACTTGATACgaggggcttatatgctatatttttgaaaatatatgagttattttagacatgagtatACCATAAGGGCTAAGGTGATCTATGATCAAAACTATAAAGGATAAAATagaccttaattttttttttaaatttaaattaaatatattattatattaataatttattatgagttaacatTAGTAAAAATTTTCGAATTAATATAATGGGTCTCACCGGATCAGATCCGTAGTAAACACGTCACCCAGAAATAGTTCTCGGACGATTCAGTCGATGACATTTCGCCTTCTCTCCGGTAGCCATCAGGTGCCGCACGAAAGGTCAAGCATCCATCGTACATCTATAGTCAGCGCGAATCTTGAAGCGTTCATTAGCCCCGACTCAGCACCACCCGCCTCCACCGTATATAATAAACCCTTAGGGTTCACTCTCGGAGCCGTCCAGGCTGCTCCTTTCGTTCCGCCGTCGCGCTTGATCTCCTTGTCCAAGGAACCCACGTTGCTTATCGATCATGGCGGAACAGGTCAGCACCAGTCTTGCCTGGTTTCTTTTCTTCAAGTTCTCTGTTTTCCCATCTTTCGTTTTCTTTCTTTGAATTCTCTTGGTTTGTGGAAGTCTCGGGCTAATCTTGTTATGATTCGAAGTCATTTCGTGGTACAAGGGAAGCGAAAAGGATTCTGGGGTTTGGAAAACGCTAGTTGGGCCGGGACGGTCGAACATTAGATCGTAGAGTTGCAGTTCTTGATATCTCTTCGTCGAGTGGATTAATCGATTATTATTTGATGTGAACTTTAGTAAAATTTTACGTTTACCGGTTGATATTGTGTCATGCGACATTTGAGGCCGTTTCGTGATGTATAACCGCCTAAACATAATGTTACAAACTGCCAAAGATTAAGATCTTGCTTTTCTGATTGTGGTGATTGAAAAACCACGGTTTTTCTAGTTTGAAGTATATTGCATGCTGGGATGCGACTTCCCTTCTTACTGATTCTTCAACGAAATTTTGTGCAGACGGAGAAGGCATTCCTTAAGCAGTCAAAAGTGTTTCTTTGGTAAGACAATGAGTTCCTAACGTCAAATATATTATGCGTTTGATTAGTGTTTGGGATCAATGATATAGTGGATATTGCAGCTCGAAGAAAACTGGAAAGGGGAAGAGGCCTGGCAAGGGTGGAAACAGATTTTGGAAAAGTATCGGGCTTGGGTTCAAGACCCCAAAAGAAGCTATTGAAGGTGGGAGAtcttgtttctcttttattttggTGTTGATTTTGGATCGATATTTTATTCCTTTGAAAATGCAATTTTCATTGGACTAATCCGAAACATCTTGCTAATTATCTTGTGAATTATAGATTTGTGGGAGGCATCATATACGGTTGACTTGGAAACTaagtgattttaaaatattttgtactGTTAGTTGAATGTCATGTTTCATGCGGTTCACCATATGGTTAGTTTGGTTGGaactttataaatatttataataatcgcTTTTACATATTTCAGGGACCCATGGTTGATATCCCTGTTTAATTGATATACTTGAACCATATTATTGACTGTATAAGTTTATTCCTTTTAAATTAAATCTTTCAATTTAACAGTATCAAAAGTTTCAGTTTATTTGGTTCTTGCTCGTATTCTTGCTTGCTAACTAATGATATTTAATAGATTGTTTggcattttttttttcatcttaatgACAAATGAATATATTGTAGGCATTTGGTTTTGATATTCTGTACTTGAATTTTCTTTGATGTCCATGGTTGTAATGGATTTGCTAAGGATATTTTTAGAACTATATATGATTGCTGCAGTTTTGTTTTAGATGATTCACTTCCTTTGTGTTTGTTCTTAGATTTGTTCCTCAGAAGTGTTGTTTTGCAACTTTAGTTACTGGCAGTAATATATATGGGTTGTCTCTGTTAGGgcgatcacatactttgtcctgttATTTATATGCAAATAGATATGTTTTGATTTATTTTGGACATCATTTCATACTTACAAACTCAAGTTCGTCACTTGTTTCACCAATATTAATGTTCTATTTTGAGGAAAAAGTGGTAAAGATAATTTACAACTTTTGTTTATATCTACAAAAAATGAAGGTAGTATATGTCGATTGTCTCCTTGATACCTCAATTGTTTGCTTCAGCATGATTTGAGTTATAAAACACTGTTTCCAACATGAATGAATTGTGATTTTTGATGCAGGGACTTATATTGATAAGAAATGTCCATTCACTGGAAATGTATCAATTAGGGGCCGGATTTTAGCTGGTACATGCCATAGCGCCAAGATGAACAGAACCATCATAGTACGCAGAAACTATCTTCACTATGTGAAGAAATATCAAAGGCATGTGGTacctttttgtttattttttctgatgaagatcaaatttgaatTCTTTACTTTCTGATAGGTATGAGAAGCGGCACTCAAATATTGCTGCGCATATTTCTCCTTGCTTCCGAGTGAAGGAAGGTGATCACGTTATCATAGGCCAGTGCAGGTGAGCTTGTTTCTCAACTATAGACATGTCACCATAGGTCAGCAATATGGTTTTTTTCAATGCAGGCTTGgttgtttttctatttttaaaattcCATGATGTTGGTCTTCATCAGACTTAGCCTTAACAAAGCACTTTGATCATCCTATATGAACCCTTTTTTTCTATTTGATGAGTCCTACCATGGAGTTCAATTATATAATTGTTCTGATTGTTTTCCtaatgcaaagaaaaaaaaatggggaTTGTTAAGCCAGTAAGATAGCCAATGCTTATAATGGGACCTCCCTGTGACATGTTCCACATCTTCTTAAGAGCCATCTCTAGCTA contains the following coding sequences:
- the LOC135639379 gene encoding small ribosomal subunit protein uS17-like; the protein is MAEQTEKAFLKQSKVFLCSKKTGKGKRPGKGGNRFWKSIGLGFKTPKEAIEGTYIDKKCPFTGNVSIRGRILAGTCHSAKMNRTIIVRRNYLHYVKKYQRHVKRHSNIAAHISPCFRVKEGDHVIIGQCRPLAKTVTFNVLKVIPAGSTSGGGKKAFAAV